The sequence below is a genomic window from Streptomyces sp. B21-105.
CGCAACGCGGGCATCCGGGTCCTCGGGCGCATCGACGCGCGGTACGGAGCCCGCGACTTCGCCGAGGTGATCTCCGAGGCGCAGCGCTACCTCGACTGGTACCAGGTCGACGGCTTCCTCCTGGACCGCTGCCCGGCCGACCGCGCCACGCTGCCCGGACTGCGCCGCACGGCCGGCGCCCTGCGCACGCTCCATGACGCACCCCACGTCGTCCTCGACCACGGCGTCCACCCGTGCCCCGGCTACGCCGAGCTCGCCGACCAGCTGGTCACCTTCTCCGGCCCCTGGAGCGACTACCGCTGGTCCCAGGTGGCCGAGTGGACGGCGGAGCACCCGCCGGAGCGCTTCTGTCACTTCGTGCACGGCGTGCCGCGCGGGCACCTCGACGAGGCGCTGCGCATCGCCCGCTGGCAGGGCGCCGCGACGATCTGGTTCACGGACGGCACCGAACGCGGCGGCGCACGCGACCCCTGGGAGACCATGCCCGGCTACTGGGACGACATCGTCTCGCGGATCGGAACAGGTGTCTCGGAATGAAAATGGCCATGGCACTGTTACGGGGAGAACAACCGTCATGACTGACCGACCAACGGAGTCCCCGTGTCGCTGCCACCCCTGGTCGAGCCGGCCCCCGAGCTCACCGTAGACGAGGTCCGCAGGTACTCCCGCCACCTGATCATCCCCGACGTGGGGATGGACGGGCAGAAGCGGCTGAAGAACGCCAAGGTGCTCTGTGTGGGCGCCGGCGGCCTGGGCTCGCCGGCGCTGATGTACCTGGCCGCGGCGGGCGTGGGCACGCTCGGCATCGTGGAGTTCGACGAGGTCGACGAATCGAACCTGCAGCGGCAGATCATCCACAGCCAGGCCGACATCGGCCGCTCCAAGGCCGAGTCCGCCCGTGACTCCGTTCTCGGCATCAACCCTTACGTCGACGTGGTGCTTCACGAAGAGCGGCTCGAGGCCGAGAACGTGATGGACATCTTCAGCCAGTACGACCTGATCGTCGACGGCACTGACAACTTCGCGACCCGTTACCTGGTCAACGACGCGTGCGTGCTGCTGAACAAGCCGTACGTGTGGGGTTCCATCTACCGCTTCGACGGCCAGGCGTCCGTCTTCTGGTCCGAGCACGGTCCCTGCTACCGCTGCCTGTACCCGGAGCCCCCGCCGCCGGGCATGGTCCCCTCCTGCGCCGAGGGCGGCGTGCTGGGCGTGCTGTGCGCGTCCATCGGGTCGATCCAGGTCAACGAGGCGATCAAGCTGCTCGCGGGCATCGGCGAGCCGCTCGTCGGCCGCCTGATGATCTACGACGCCCTGGAGATGCAGTACCGCCAGGTCAAGGTCCGCAAGGACCCCGACTGCGCGGTGTGCGGCGAGAACCCGACCGTCACCGAGCTCATCGACTACGAGGCCTTCTGCGGCGTCGTCTCCGAGGAGGCCCAGCAGGCGGCGGCCGGTTCGACGATCACTCCCAAGCAGCTCAAGGAGTGGATCGACGACGGCGAGAGCATCGAGATCATCGACGTCCGCGAGCCGAACGAGTACGAGATCGTCTCCATCCCGGGCGCCAAGCTCATCCCGAAGAACGAGTTCCTGATGGGCACCGCCCTGCAGGGTCTGCCGCAGGACAAGAGGATCGTCTTGCACTGCAAGACGGGTGTCCGCAGTGCGGAAGTCCTCGCCGTGCTGAAGTCCGCGGGCTTCTCCGACGCCGTGCACGTCGGCGGCGGCGTGATCGGCTGGGTCCACCAGATCGAACCGAGCAAGCCGGTCTACTGACGGCATCCCGGGCGTTCGCCCGGCCCGGCAGGCCCATCGGGCCTCCCGACGGGATCGGCGGGGGCTTCGCGTACCAGGGGTGCGCGAAGCCCCCGCCGCCGTCATGAGCAGACCGTGCCGTCCTGCGGGACCGCTCCCTTCAGCAGGTAGTTCTCCACCGCCGAGTCGACGCACGAGCTCCCGCTCCCGTACGCGATGTGCCCCTCGCCCTTCCAGGTGAGCAGCACACCTACGCCCTTGCCGAGCTCGTCCGCCATCTTCCGCGCGCCCTCGTAGGGCGTCGCCGGATCCCCGGTGGTGCCGACCAGCAGGATCGGCGCCGCGCCCGCCGCGCTCACCTCCGGGGTGTCGTACTGTCCGGCCACCGGCCAGTCGTGGCACCAGCCGGCCGTGTCCCAGGCGAGGAAGTCCCCGAACACGGGTGAGATCTTCTCGAACCCCGGCACCAGCAGCTTCGTCTTTTGCGCGGTCGGCCGCTGCCTGTCGTCCAAGCACGATATGACCCGTTGGGAATGGACCGTCGTGCCGTAGCGCCCCGAGGAGTCCCGCTCGTTGTAGCGGTCGGCGAGCCTGAGCAACTCGGAGCCGTTCCCCGCCTGCGCGGCCTCCAGCGCACTGGTCAGCCTCGGCCAGCTCGCTTCGCTGTACAACGGCAGGACGATGCCGATGACGGCGAGCCCCTGCGTCAGCTTGCGCCCGTCCGTCCCGGGCAGCGGGTGGGCGTCCAGCCGGTCCAGCAGGGCCGCGATCCTCGCGCTGCCCGTCTCGGGGTTCTGGCCGGTCGACATGAGGTAGTCCTCCAGCGCCCGCTGAAAGCCGCGTGCCTGGTTCTGGGCATGGCCGACGGCGTCGGCGCTCGGGTCGACGACCGCGTCGAGGGTGAGCCTGCCGACGTTCCGAGGAAACAAGTGGGCGTACACGCCACCCAGTTCGGTGCCGTACGACATGCCGAAGTAGTGCATCTTGCGGTCGCCGAGCACCTGGCGCATCAGGTCCATGTCGCGGGCGGTGTCGGTGGTCGACACATGGGCCAGCAGCGTGCCCGCGGCCTTTTGGCATCCCGCGCCGAGGGCGGTGGCGTCCTGGAGGAACGCCTGTTCCTCGGCAGGGGTGTCCGGGGTCGCGTCGAGGGATTCGGCGGCCTGGATGTCCTGGTCGCCGCGGCAGCGGACACCCTCACTCGCGCCCACCCCGCGAGGGTCCCAGCTCACCAGGTCGTAGCGGTCGCGGAGCGAGGAGACCGTCGAGTCGTAGGAGGGGAGCATGGACACTCCCGAGGCGCCGGGGCCGCCGAAGTTGAACAGGAGCGAACCGATGCGGTCTCCGCCCTCGGCGCGGGACTTGGCCCGGACGAGGGCGAGATCGATGGTCCGGCCGCCCGGCTTCGACCAGTCCAGCGGCGCTTTCAGCGTGGCGCACTGCCAGTCGTCGCCCGGCGCGGAGGAGTCCGCGGTGCTCCCGCACCGGCCCCAGTCGGGTTTCTGCCCGGTCAGCGCGGTGGGCAGGGCCGCCGGGGGTGTGGCCGTGGTCGAGGCGGATCCGGCTGTGGGCCGGGTGCCGGCCGTACCGCCCCTGCCGTCCGTCCCGTCGTCCGCCGCACCGCTGCTGCAGCCCGCAGCCAGCAGCGCGGCGGCGGCTCCCCACACCGTCCACCGTGCGAATCGCGCCATGTGCGCCTCCCCCCTCACCGGCCGTCCACGCTCGGCGGCGAACGGCTTTCAGGCCATGTTAGGCGTCCTGGGCATCGACCGTCCGAGCCTGTGGATAACACTCTGACCTGCGCATACTGTGCGATCGAGGGGCCCTGATGCCGTCCGCGTGGCCGCGGTCGGGAACAGCGTGGCCGCAGTCGGGAACAGCGTGGCCGCAGTCGGGAACAGCGTGGCCGCCGTCAGGAACAGACGGTCCCGGCGGCCGGTGTCCTTCCGTTCAGCAGATAGCCGTCCACCGTCCGCCGCACACACGGGTTTTTGCTGCCGTACGCACCGTGGCCCTGTCCCTTGTACGTCAGCTCGACCCCGACCCCCCGGCCCAGCGCGTCCGCCATCTTCCGCGCCCCTTCGTACGGGGTCGCCGGGTCGCCGGTGTTGCCCACCACGAGGATCGGCGCGGACCCGGGCGCGCTCACGTCGGGATGGTCGGCGGCCCCGGGCACGGCCCAGTCGGTGCAGCCGACCATGGACCAGGCCATGAAGTCGCCGAACAGCGCGGAGGCCGCCCGGAACTCCGGCAGCTTCTTCTCCACGTAGGCGGCCGAGTAACGCGGCTTGTCGTCGGCGCAGTTGATGGAGACGTTGGCGGCCGAGGCGTTGCTGTACTCGCCGTTCTCGCTCCGGCCGTTCATCAGGTCGGACAGCAGCATCAGAATCTGGCCGTCGCCGTCGTAGGCCTGCTCCAGGCCCTCGGTGAGGTACTCCCAGAAGTCCTTCGAGTACAGAGCCTGCGCGATGCCGTTGGTCGCGGCGCTCTGGGTCAGGACGCGCGGGAAGATCCCCGGGATCGGCTTGGAGTCGAGGCGCTTCAGCAGTCCGGCGACGCGGGCCTCGACGTCCTGCGCGGTGTCTCCGACGGGACAGTCCTGCGTCTTCGACGTGCAGTCCTTCGCGAAGTTGTCGAGCGCGCGCTGGAAACCCCTGGCCTGCCCGAGCGAGCCCTGCTCGGAGGTCTGGGTCGGGTCGACGACCGCGTCGAACACGGCTCGCCCCACCTTCTTCGGGAACAGATGGGCATACACGCCCCCCAGTTCGGTGCCGTAGGAGATGCCGAAGTAGTGCAGCCGCTCGTCGCCGAGCACCTGGCGCATCAGATCCATGTCGCGGGCCGCGTCGGTGGTCCGCACCTGCGGCAGCATCTTCTTCGAGTTCTCCTCGCAGGCAGCGTTGAATTTCTTGGTGTTGTCCAGCAGCGCGGTGCGCTCCGCGGCGTCGTCGGGGGTGGCGTCCTGCTGGAAGTACGCGTCGAGCTGCTGGTCGTTCTCGCACCGCACGCCGGCGCTGCGGCCCACCCCGCGCGGGTCGAAGCTGACCAGGTCGTAGCGGGTGCGCAGGGTCGCGTACTCGTCGCCGAACGAGGGCAGGGCAGAGACCCCCGAGCTGCCGGGGCCGCCGAAGTTGAAGATCAGCGAGCCGAGGCGCCGGCTCTCGGCGCCGCTCGCCTCGGCCCGGACCAGCGCGAGGTCGATCGTGTCGCCCTCGGGGTCGTCCCAGTCGAGGGGGGCCTTCATCGTGGCGCACTGCCACGGGTCGCCGTCCGGCAGCGGAGACGGTGCACTGCCGCTGCCCTCCGACCGGGACGGGGCCGGGCAGTCCTTCCAGTTCAGCTTCTGCTCCGTCAGGTTTTCGGCCCGTGCGTCCTGCGCGCAGCCCGCCACCAGCGAGGACAGCAGCACAGCGATGGCGGTCACGGCGGTGGCACGCGGGCGGGAGGGCATCGGCATGACCCCATCCTGAGGTCGTGCACCGGCACGCGCGCGGGGCGCGGGCCGACCGGAGTACGGGCCGCCCGGAGTACGGCCGTCCGAGCCGGTCACGGCCCTAGAGGGCGCCCTTGCGGGTCAGGTGGTTGAAGGCCAGCCAGCCCGGCAGCACCGGCAGCCACAGCGTCAGCAGCCGGAAGAGCAGGACCGCGGGCGCGGCGACCTCCTTGGGCAGACCCACCGCGATCAGACCGACCGTCAGGGTCGCCTCGACCGCGCCGACTCCGCCCGGTGTCGGCGCGGCGGAGCCGAGCGCGTTGCCCGCCAGGAACACGACGGCGACGCTCGCGATGCTGAGCGAGGTCGACTCGTCGCCGAACGCGCGGATCGACGCGTCCAGGCACATCACGAAGCAGGTGGTGAGCAGCAGCATGCCGCCGATGCCGGTGACCAGCTTCTGCGGCCGCTGCAGTATGTCCAGCATGCGCGGCACGACGCCCGCGAACAGCGACCGCACGCGCGTGGCGACGAACTTGCGCAGGAAGGGCACCGAGGTCACCACGAGCACGAGCACCGCCACCGTGAGCAGACCCGCGATGACCGTGCGGGACGGCGACAGCGACGGCGTCTTCTCGGTGCCGGTCAGATAGCCGAACGACAGCAGCATCAGGATGTGGCAGCCGAGTCCGAAGAGCTGCGAGGCGCCGACGCTGGCCACCGCGAGTCCCGGTCGCACCCCCGCGCGCTGCAGGAAGCGCGTGTTGAGGGCGACGCCGCCGACCGCGGCCGGCGCCACGATCTTCACGAAGGACCCGGCGACCTGCGCGGCCACGGTCCGCGGGAAAGGCACCCGCTCCGGCACGAACCCCAGCAGGCTCATCGCGGCGGCGACATAACTCAGCGCCGAGAACAGCACGGCCGCGGCGACCCAGCCCCATTCGGCGTGGGAGATCAGCGGGCCGAACTCGATGTGGGTGAGCTGGGTCAGCAGGAAGTACGCGCCGATGGCGCCGGCGATGAAGCTCATGAGGGTGCGCGGCCGCACCCGTTCGAGCCGGGCGGGCTCGACCGGCGCCTGGGGACGGATCAGCAGCACCTCATGGCGGATCTGCGTCAGCAGGTCCTCCTCGCGCGCCCCCTCGAGTGCCTCGTCGATGGCCCGTTTCTCGGCGCGGGCCTCCGCGCGCACGGCCTTCTTGCCGGGCTTCTCCACGACGGCGGCCTCGGTGTCGGCCTCGGCCGCCTCCGCGCGGGCCTGCTTGGCCTGCTGGGAGGCTTCGAGAACGGCTTCCCGCTCCCGTTGCGCGCGCTCGCGTGCCAGCCGGCGCAGCGTCGCGCGCGTGGAGCGGGACAAGGCGATGGGCTGGAGCATCGGCAGGCAGTCCGCGACCGCGTCCGGGCCGAGCACGCCCACCGCGGAGGCCACCGCGCGTTCCGCGCCCACCCGCAGGCCCAGTGTCGTCACCAGCTGGGCGACGTCCATGCGCAGCAGCAGGTCGCCGGCCGCGATCTCACCGCCGCGCAGATCGGTCAGGATCATCGTGCCGGAACGATCCACCAGAATTGCGTCACCGGCGAGCCGGCGGTGCGCGATGCGCCGTGACTGCAGCGCCCGCACCTGGTGCCAGGTGTTGCGCAGCAGGTCGTCGGTGATCTCCTCGTCCGCCAGCGAGTCGAGGGTGCGGCCGCCGGTGTGCTCGTAGACGAGGATCACCGCGTCGGGCCCCAGCTCGGAGGTCGCGATCAGCTTCGGCGCGTTGGCGCCGGCAGCGATGGCCGCGTAGGCGAGCAGCGCCTCCTGCTCCAGCGCCTGGCGCAGCGACTGCAGGCTGCTGCGGGTGGCGAAGCCGCGCAGGGCCAGGTTGCGCCACGCGCGGTAGAAGAAGCCCTGGGCCTGCTGCTCCCGGTCGACGACGGTCACGTCCAGCGGCGGTCCGTCCTCCAGGGTGACGAAGTACCGTCTGCCCCGGTCGCCCTCCGCCGCGTCCGGCGTCTCCTCACGGGCGGCGCTCACCGGGCGGAACCCGACGTGCCGCAGACCTGCCATGAGCGTCCGCCCGGTGGGCCGCACGTTCGGCGAGCCCACCGCGTACAGGGTGCCGTACGCGACCGTCCAGCCGATCAGCACCGTGAGGATGATGGAGAACGGCGTCGTGTAGCCGGTGACGAGCATCGAGAAGGCGTCGAGGAGCAGCACGATCCACAGCACCGAGCGCCAGCGCGGGCGACGCGACATGCCGACGGCCGTCATGTACGCGATGACGGGCGCGAGATAGCCGTGCACCGGGTCGGTCAGGGCGTGGACGTCGCCGGGGGAGGGCTGGGTCAGCGCCTCCTGGATGGAGCCCGGAGCGGCCTTGGCGACCCACAGGTCGGTGGCGAGCGTCACACCGTGCGCGAGGACCGCCGCGAGTACGCCGTCGGCGATGCGCAACCCGTCCCGCTTGATCAGACGCTCGATCGCGAACGCGACCGGGACCAGCAGGATCGCGATGCTGGACGCCAGGCCGGCGATTTTGATGAGCAGGTCGGGCGCCTGTCCGGTGCCCTTGTTGATGTCCTGTTCGAGGCCTGAGGTGGTTCCGTGGGCGAAGGCGGCGATGCCCAGGAGCACGATGACGGCGAGCACGCCGACCATCAGCCGCATCAGGTCGGAAGGACGGTGCACGCGCGCGGGGAGCAGGGGTTCGTCCCCCTCGACCTCGTCGATGTGCACCTCCTCCCGTCGCTCGTCGGGGATGTCCGGGCGCGCCGCGGCGTCAGAGGCGCCCTGTGCGTCCTCTGCGTGCACGCCGTTCTGCTGCATCGTCTCTTCTTGGTCTCGTATCACCGGTCACCGCCCGCACGATGGTGGCATGCCCCACCGACACACGGGGGCATCAGGGTGCAAATGCGGGGGCGCACAGTCTGCCCGAAGCCTCACCCGGGGGCGAGGGTCACACTGCGTCGCGAGCCCGTCGCATTGTCGGTGCGGTGGGGCAGGATGGGGCGGATGAGCGAGCAGAGCCTTCCGGACGACGCCCGCCCGGAGTACACGCAAGCGCTGCCGGAGTACGCCGAGCGGGTTCTCGAGGTCGCGGAGCTGATCCCGCCCGGGCGCGTCATGACGTACGGGGACGTCGCCGAGTGGCTGGAGGAGGGCGGTCCGAGGCAGGTCGGCCGGGTGATGGCCCTCTACGGCGGCGCCGTCCCCTGGTGGCGTGTCGTGCGCGCGGACGGGGTGCTGCTCCCGGGGCACGAGCTGCGGGCGCTCGACCGCTACCGCACCGAGGGCACCCCGCTGAAGGCGGCGAGCAGGGCCGCGGAAGGCCATGTCCCGCGCCTCGACATGAGACGGGCGAGGTGGGACGGCGGCGAACGCGCGGCGGGTCACACCTGACAGCTTGCGCCGTCGGACGGGTTTCGGAGGTGCCTGTGGCCCGGACGGGCGAAACAGCGCGTACCGGGCACGCCCGTGGCATGGCGTACGTTCGTGGGTCGAGGGACACCCGGGACGTGCGGGGCCCGAGGGAAGAAGCGGAAGCTGTCCTTCCGGGCCGGCCGTCGGCGTAGCGTCGGCGGCACGCGTCCCTCTCATCCCGCGATCACCGACCTCCCCGGGCGACGATCCGTCGACCAGCACACCCACCAGGACCGGCGAACCACGTGAGCACCTCTTCCTCCACCAGGCGCCTGCCGCCCCACCAGGGGCGACAGGGGAGCCGTGGCGCTTACCGACTGGTGCGTACCCCGCCCGCCCGGACGGATCCCCCTCGTCTGGACGCCGCACAGCGCTCGGTGGTTGATCACGGCCCCGGCCCCCTGCTCGTCCTCGCCGGCCCAGGCACGGGGAAGACCACCACGCTCGTCGAGTCCGTGGCGGCCCGCATCGCCCGCGGCGGCGACCCCGCGCGCATCCTCGTCCTCACGTTCAGCCGCAAGGCGGCAGTCGAACTGCGCGACCGGATGGCGCGGCGCATGGGCGCGGCCCGCGCACCCCAGGCGACCACCTTCCACTCGTACTGCTACGCCCTGGTCCGCGCCCACCAGGACGCCGACCTGTTCGTCGAGCCGCTGCGGCTGCTGTCCGGTCCCGAACAGGACGTGGCCGTCCGCGAACTGCTCGCCGGCCAGCTCGACCTGCAACGACTCGGCCTCGCCCACGTGCGCTGGCCGGACGAACTGCGCGCCTGCCTCACCACCCGCGGCTTCGCCGACGAGGTCCGCGCGGTGCTGGCCCGCAGCCGCGAACTGGGCCTGGACCCCGCGTCCCTGGACGCCTTCGCCCACCGCATCGGCCGCCCCGACTGGCGCGCCGCGGCCGCCTTCCTCGCCGAATACCTCGACGTGCTCGACCTGCACGGGGTGATCGACTACGCCGAACTCGTCCACCGTGCGGTGCTCCTCGCCCACCGCACCGAGGTCGCCGAGCGGCTGGCCGCGAGTTACGACGCCGTGTTCGTCGACGAGTACCAGGACACCGACCCGGCTCAGGTCCGGCTGCTGCACGCCCTGGCCGGCGGCGGCCGTACCCTGGTCGCCTTCGGCGACCCCGACCAGTCGATCTACACCTTCCGGGGCGCCGACGTGAACGGCATCCTGGAGTTCCCGCACGCCTTCCCCCGCCCCGACGGCCGTCCCGCCCCCGTCGACGTGCTGCGCACCTCCCGGCGCTCCGGCGCGGCTCTCCTGGCCGCCACCCGGCTGCTGACGCAACGGATGCCCCTGACCCGACTGCCGGCGGAGAAGGTCCGCGCGCACCGCGACCTGACCGCTGCACGCGACGGCGGCCAGGTCGACGTATACACGTATCCCACGCCCGGCACCGAACTGGACAACATCGCCGACATCCTGCGCCGCGCCCACCTGGAGGACGGCGTGCCCTGGGGGGAGATGGCCGTCCTGGTGCGCGCCGGCTCGCGCACCATCCCGACGGTCCGCCGCGCCCTCACCGCCGCCGGCGTCCCCCTCGACATCGACGGCGACGATCTCCCCCTGCGCCACGAACCCGCGGTGGCGCCCCTCCTGGCGGCCCTGCGGGCGGTGGCCACGGCGGAGGCCTCCGCGGCGGCGCCGGCCGAAGACGCACGCGCCGTCGCGGCGATCGAGGCCGGAACGGTGGGCGATGCGGGGTCGGCGGGCGACGCACGGACGGTGGGCGAGGCCGGTGGGGCCGGGGCACTGGGCGATGCCAGCGGGGTCGGCGGGATCGGGCAGGCAGCCGGCTGGCTCGACATCGAAACCGCCCTCACCCTGCTCACCTCACCCCTCGCCGGCATGGACGCCGCCGATCTGCGCCGCCTCGGCCGGGCCCTGCGCGAGGAGGAGCGGGCCGCGGGCAACCCCCTGCCGCCGCCCTCCGACGCACTGCTCGCGCGCGCCCTGGCCGAGCCGGAGCGCCTCGTCGCCCATGACCCGACGTACGCGCGCGGCGCCCAGCGCCTCGGCGCGCTGCTGGCGACGGCCCGCGCGCGTCTCGCGCGCGGCGGCACGGCCGAGGAAGCGCTGTGGGACCTCTGGGACGGCACGCCCTGGCCCACGCGCCTGGAGCGGGCCGCCCGGCGCGGCGGCGCGGCCGGCCGCAACGCCGACCGCGACCTGGACGCGGTGTGCGCGCTGTTCGCCACCGCCGCGCGCGCGGAGGAACGCACCGGCGGACGGGGCGCCCTGAACTTCCTGGCAGAGATCGAGGCCGAGGACATCGCCGCCGACACCCTCGCCCACCGTGCCGTGCGCCCCGACGCCGTACGCCTGATGACGGCCCACCGCGCCAAGGGCCTGGAATGGAGTCTGGTCGTCGTGGCCGGCGTCCAGGAAGGCCTGTGGCCGGACCTGCGTCGCCGCGGCTCCCTCCTGGAGGCCGACCGCATCGGGCGCGACGGACTCGCCGAGCCGCTCACCCCGGGCGCGCTGCTCGCCGAGGAACGCCGCCTCTTCTACGTCGCCGCCACGCGCGCGCGGGACCGCCTCGTCGTCACCGCCGTCAAAGCGCCCGCCGACGACGGCGACCAGCCCTCCCGTTTCCTCACCGAACTCGGCACCGAACCCAAGGACGTCACGGGCCGCCCCCGCCGCCCCCTGTCGGTCGCCGCGCTGGTCGCCGAACTGCGCGCCACCACGGTCGACCCGCGCGTCTCCGCGCCTCTCAGGGAGGCGGCCGCCCGCCGTCTCGCCAGGCTTGCCGCGCTCGCCGACGAGGAGGGCCGGCCCCTGGTGCCCGCCGCCCATCCGTACCGCTGGTGGGGCATGTTCGAGCCGACCGAGAGCAAGGTGCCACTGCGCGACCGTGAGCAGCCCGTCGTGCTCTCCGGCAGCGCCCTGGACCAGCTCGCCAACACCTGCGCCCTGCAGTGGTTCCTGGGCCGCGAAGTGAAGGCCGACGCCCCCGCCACGGCCGCCCAGGGCTTCGGCAACGTGGTGCACGTCCTCGCCGACGAGGTCGCCTCCGGGCACACCCCGGCCGACCTCGACGTCCTCATGGAGCGCCTCGACTCGGTGTGGAACGCCCTCGCCTTCGACGCCCCGTGGAAGTCCGCCCAGGAGAAGGCGCACGCCCGCGTGGCGCTCGAACGCTTCCTCCAATGGCATGTGACGGACCGCGCGGGCCGCACACCGGTCGCCAGCGAGCACGACTTCGACGTCACGCTGGCGGCGGGCGACTACGAGGTGCGCATCCGCGGCCAGATGGACCGCGTCGAGGCGGACGGCGACGGCCGCGCCTACGTCGTCGACTTCAAGACGGGCAAGCAGACGCCCACCGCGCGCGAGGTCGAACGCCACCCCCAGCTCGCCGTCTACCAGCTCGCGGTCCGCGAGGGAGCCGTCGACGACGCCTTCGACGGGGTGCGCCCCGAACCGGGCGGCGCCGAACTCGTCCAACTGCGCCAGGGCGCCGCGCGGCGGGACGGCGGCGACACGCTGCCCAAGGTGCAGGCGCAGGAGCCGCTCGACGGCGCATGGGTCGGCGAACTCCTCGCCACGGCCGCCGGCAAGGTCCTCGACGAGCGGTTCACCCCCACCGCCGGCCAGCAGTGCACCCACTGCGCGTTCCGCGCCTCGTGCAGCGCCAGGCCCGAAGGGCGCCACGTCGTCGAGTGAGGGGCGGACGGGGGAGCCGAGTGCGGGGCGTACGGTGTGACGGACCGCACCACCCGCGCCGACCTGCACGCATCTCCCCGCGGCGGGTGATGTGTCATCGACTGTCGGTGCCCGCCGCTAGCCTCTCCCCATGCCCGCCCGCATCAGCGATCCCGAGCAGCTCAAGGAGCTCCTCGGGATCCCCTTCACCCCGGAGCAGACGGCCTGCGTCATCGCGCCGCCCGCCCCGCAGGTGATCGTGGCCGGAGCCGGGTCGGGCAAGACCACGGTGATGGCCGCACGCGTGGTGTGGCTGGTCGGCACCGGGCAGGTCGCCCCCGAGCAGGTCCTCGGCCTGACCTTCACCAACAAGGCGGCCGGAGAACTCGCCGAGCGCGTCCGCAAGGCCCTCGTCAGGGCCGGCGTCACCGACCCCGACGTCATCGACCCCGACAACCCGCCGGGCGAGCCGGTCATCTCCACCTACCACGCCTTCGCGGGCCGCCTCCTCGCCGACCACGGCCTGCGCATCGGCCTGGAACCCACCTCCCGCCTGCTCGCCGACGCCACCCGCTACCAGCTCGCCGCGCGCGTGCTGCGCGAGGCCCCCGGCCCCTACCCGTCGCTCACCCGCTCCTTCGCCGACCTGATCAGCGACCTCCTCACGCTCGACGGCGAACTCGCCGAACACCTCGTACGCCCCGAGGACCTGCGCGCGTGGGACGCGGAACTGCTGCACACCCTCGACGGCGCCCGACTCACCAACGCCGACCTGCGCAAGGCCCCCGAGACGGCCGCCGCCCGACGCGAACTGGCCGACCTGGTGCTGCGCTACCGGGCCGCCAAGCGCGAACGCGACCTGCTCGACTTCGGCGACCAGATCGCCCTCGCGGCGCAGCTCGCCCAGGTGCCCGAGGTGGGCCCGCTCCTGCGCGACGAGTTCCGCGTCGTCCTCCTCGACGAGTACCAGGACACCTCCGTCGCCCAGCGCGTGCTCCTCGCCGGACTCTTCGGCGGCGCCGCCGGCCACCCCGTGACCGCCGTCGGCGACCCCTGCCAGGCCATCTACGGCTGGCGCGGCGCCTCCGTCGCCAACCTCGACGACTTCCCCGAGCACTTCGCGCACGCCGACGGCAGCCGGGCGCGACGCCAGTCGCTCAGCGAGAACCGCCGCAGCGGCGGCCGCCTCCTGGACCTCGCCAACGGCCTCGCCGAACCGCTGCGCGCCATGCACGCGGGCGTGGA
It includes:
- a CDS encoding ATP-dependent helicase gives rise to the protein MPARISDPEQLKELLGIPFTPEQTACVIAPPAPQVIVAGAGSGKTTVMAARVVWLVGTGQVAPEQVLGLTFTNKAAGELAERVRKALVRAGVTDPDVIDPDNPPGEPVISTYHAFAGRLLADHGLRIGLEPTSRLLADATRYQLAARVLREAPGPYPSLTRSFADLISDLLTLDGELAEHLVRPEDLRAWDAELLHTLDGARLTNADLRKAPETAAARRELADLVLRYRAAKRERDLLDFGDQIALAAQLAQVPEVGPLLRDEFRVVLLDEYQDTSVAQRVLLAGLFGGAAGHPVTAVGDPCQAIYGWRGASVANLDDFPEHFAHADGSRARRQSLSENRRSGGRLLDLANGLAEPLRAMHAGVEALRPAPGAERDGVVRCALLATHAEEMDWIADSIAHLVRTGKAPGEIAVLCRTATDFAQIQGALVARDVPVEVVGLSGLLHLPEVADLVAVCEVLQDPGANASLVRLLTGPRWRIGPRDLALLGRRARRLVSHTRGGDDDPDRRLAEAVEGVDPSEVISLADALDTFLETPMYGGHGGDDDGLPFSPDARVRFARLAAELRDLRRSLADPLMDVLHRVLAVTGLEVELSASPHALAARRRETLSNFLDIAASFASGESEASLLAFLGFLRTAAQYEKGLDNALPGGENTVKVLTAHKSKGLEWDVVAVPAWSAASSPADRAARSGPRRPGCCRTPCVATPTRSPTSPPGTRGASRPSTKP